The following coding sequences lie in one Oncorhynchus masou masou isolate Uvic2021 chromosome 20, UVic_Omas_1.1, whole genome shotgun sequence genomic window:
- the LOC135506478 gene encoding uncharacterized protein LOC135506478, which produces MKITIMCLCLASSISAAPRQPFFNYLPHYGDPRQSGPPTQVNEGLYPAGQPYPQPGLNGPVSMEIVFPQRFPGWSTGGQINGPQSYPSQAFIKYSLSKAPGRKSVEIYYPYDLVQQKMMPNIPQMPQIPNLFPNEYQPQTVPQQRPNIPFPPYNSQLPHSQDPLQPAQQEQTVQTGQVPHVQP; this is translated from the exons ATGAAGATCACCATTATGTGCCTTTGTTTGGCCAGCTCAATATCTGCTGCTCCA CGTCAACCTTTCTTCAATTACTTGCCCCACTATGGGGATCCAAGGCAATCAGGACCACCCACACAA GTGAATGAAGGCCTCTACCCAGCAGGCCAGCCTTACCCTCAGCCTGGACTCAACGGCCCTGTCAGCATGGAAATA GTATTTCCACAGAGATTCCCTGGATGGTCTACTGGTGGCCAGATCAATGGACCA CAGTCCTATCCCTCTCAAGCCTTCATCAAATATTCCCTATCCAAGGCCCCAGGAAGAAAGAGTGTAGAAATT TACTACCCCTATGACCTTGTGCAGCAAAAG ATGATGCCAAATATTCCTCAGATGCCACAGATTCCAAAC CTGTTCCCGAATGAATATCAACCACAAACTGTGCCACAGCAAAGACCCAAT ATCCCATTCCCACCATACAACTCTCAACTTCCTCATTCCCAGGATCCTTTGCAGCCAGCTCAGCAGGAGCAGACAGTGCAGACAGGCCAG GTACCTCATGTGCAACCATAG